The region CCAAGAGAAACATAGAAAACTGCTCTTCTTTGTAACTGCTTTATTAGGTACAGTTATTAGCATTATTTGAGATAATTACCGTTCGAGACTATgcaaaagttatttttgtatGGAAATAGTGCAAATAATCTCATATATTCTTCATAAATTGAATTATTAGACTATAATTAAACAAAGGCTATTTACTATATGATGCTCATAATCTCGAATCTCGAATAGTTGATTGTAAAGGCACTATTCAATACACATTGAAAGATTGATTTGATGAGCTAATGCTTATAAGCTAGATCCTTAACTACAAAGATTTGCCAATTGGAAAAGTAATTTTGTTAAATTATACAATTTCCTACCGCTAGCAACCGTGATGTACAGCTCATCGTAAGTACATCTGACTTGATTTGCTGCCTTGCAAACGTACTTCCCACAATCTTGGGGCCGTATATTAATCAAGGACAGAGTGCAGGTCTTCTTCTTGGCGGCTGTTTCGTCGCAATTTGAGACATCAAAGAACGAAGAGTTGACATACCACTTGATCATAGATGGCTGTAATTTGGTGCCAAACAACCAAAGAGGAAGTGAAGGCTCTGGTTCCTTTGCTGTGCAAGTTAGAGTGATATTGGCATCCTTTTGAACCAACACCTCTTTGTAAAAACGCACTGGATTTTGGAGATGAGGAGTTTGATAATGTTCGGTGACATAAAAGTCAACTATTGGACCAAATGATTctattgcaaaaaaacaattaaaaataatgctAATAAAGAACCATTGTTGTATAAAaaatattagtaaatttttagctcagaataatgattttccagctttctgattgattccctaagcccatgatatcagccattatcgttaagtttgaccaaataaggaaaaactgatggcgaatttcttgtgctgaaattttggaggtcggaaaaaatcttttcgcggcgtcgtcggtaaagaaaatgtcacgatttgaggaggtttcacccgaagaaatcaagagaattgcttgaaaatttactaaaacagttattcttcgcggacttgccggatatgagccgATAacaaccaactcggcctacggcctcgttggttatatatatctcagctcatatccggcgcgtcctcgaagaataactgttaattatgaATTGATGATATGCCTGGGATTAGTTTGTAAGCCCTTGAGGGAAAATGCCTCCTTTTGTGGACACAACTCCTTGcagaaaagaagaaggaaCATGGCAAATTTTGTCTTCGTTTTACGTGGTAGCTTGTCCTTTCCTGAATCTTTTTATCACCACGTTTTCATTCTACTTATTCAACCTTTCCATCCGCTCGGGGGCAGAAATTTATCCTTGCTTAATTTAGGTCACAAGTGAATGATTGAAAGTCCAAGAATATGTCAGTAAAATAGTTGCTGAATACGTTTGAACCACATTCGAGGATATTTGCATTTCCAACAACATGCCGGAAATTCCTGAGAACTTCACTCCGCACAAGTTCAATTTGAATACAAATTagcaaaaattttaacaaagttatgactctttttttaatgagaTGAATGTTGATCCTGCAATATTAGCCATAGGAGTTGTTTGGCTTCACATTCGAGCGAATTTGTACAAAAGTTTACTTTGTTCTCACTTAAAGAGACCAGGGGCGTACTTCAAAGGCATTAGAAGAATGGTTTACAAGTTATCGCTTTGGACAGACTTTTGCTACAATCCAGAACCCAGAAGAGAGAAAGGTCACTTACCTCTTGCAGATGCCTTTCCACATATTTGACCCCAGACAACCGTTTCGCTGAGCAAAAACACCACAAAAGTGTACAAAAGAAGTGAGGTAAATCTCATTTTTGTAAAAAGGTGATGATGTGTAGATTTTGTCTCTCTTCAAAGTGAGGTCTCTGAGGTTGGACGATATAAGGGCGTTCCTTTTTATCAAAGGTGGTTGCTCCGTATATGGCATAGGTGTGACCTCAATGTGACCTTTCTAGGAGGAATTGAGACGAAATTGAAAAACACCCACTCATTTGCGAAACCATATCGCGGTGATGTCAACCCTTTAAATTTAGTCTGCTATCTAATAGAGAATAGGATCTATAATTCGAAATTTAGACGATATTTTCCTGCAAATAATTAAAACGCTAAATGTTTTCGCCGAAGAAATATCAGAACTCGTATCCTAAAGAGACTACAACATGGTAGATGGAGATGAAATTTATCTTCGTGGTGTGGAAataatttcatattttctctGCACTCATTCGTAAAACATTTCCAACAAAAGAAGGTTACTTTTGTATGTCGAAGAAGTCGTGTAAAGTAAACACTACTGagattcaaacaaaaaattcaaagaagataGGCTTAAAGACGAGCACAGCATCGTTTGAAGAAAACGTGTAAAGAGATCGATCAAAATTTCCGTGCGAATACTTTCTATTTATCTCAATGGTGTTCATATATATCAAAGTGAAGTTTGAATAATAAAGCCATTAGAAAACTCACTGCTAAGACATCTCTTTATTGTgtacaaatatttcttttctacACCCTTTTATATACTGAAACTATCCTATTTCAATTGAAGGAAATCCTGTGTACGGTTTCTGAATGGCACAGTTCTttggaaaatgcaaaaataaaattgaaaaagccCAAAAGTGAAAGGATTTAACTGGCTCGTTTGTGAGGGGATAGTGCTTCCGTTGTAAAATGGTAAGctaaactgaaacaaaataacgCAAGTATGACAagaattgaaattaaaatccTGTCCAACTTACGAAATGATCGTAGGAAATTGAAGGGAGAGGAAATTCTTCACTTTCC is a window of Acropora palmata chromosome 11, jaAcrPala1.3, whole genome shotgun sequence DNA encoding:
- the LOC141897820 gene encoding uncharacterized protein LOC141897820; the protein is MRFTSLLLYTFVVFLLSETVVWGQICGKASARESFGPIVDFYVTEHYQTPHLQNPVRFYKEVLVQKDANITLTCTAKEPEPSLPLWLFGTKLQPSMIKWYVNSSFFDVSNCDETAAKKKTCTLSLINIRPQDCGKYVCKAANQVRCTYDELYITVASGQKLPNRDGISSVGDNNIELKMGN